GGGCCGAGACCGTGGGCGCCGTGCTGCTCGCCGGCCTGCGGCATTCGCCCTACGGGGCTACCGGCTGCAGttcgccagtgcaggggatgccgTGCGCGGTGCTGACAGGCGCCGTGCCAGCGAGTCTGGACTTCATGTGCCTGCGGGAGGTGTTCGATCTTCGCGCAGAGCGACGCCTGGTGAGCCGCCTGGCATCCAACCTGGGCCCGGTGTCGTACGACCTGGGCACATTCGGCCTGCAGCCCGGGCTACACCTGAAGCTGCTGGGCAGTGGGCTGCTGCTGGCCTCGCGCTACCCGCTGCTACGCGCAGCCTCCCAGTCCTTCCTCACGCACGTCGCGAGGATGCTCCAAGGGACTACTCTCCGTACAGGTGCCCGCCCACCGGCCGCGGCGCTCCGGAACCCGGGAGGGGCGGGGCATGGGGTCGAACGCGCCAAGGTCCCCAAGCGCAGCTGGGCTTCCTGCACTGCACGCATTTGCATGCGCCGAGCGGTGAGCCCGACTGGCTGCTCGTAGGCTCGTGGGGGGCCGCCCCCCTCACTCTGCGCGGAGCCCCAACCCTTGTCTGCACCTCCCCTCCCCGCACCGTTTATTCACTGCTCCAGGCACCGCCAGTCCCTTCGAGTGCTGGTGGGCTCACAGATGGGGACCGGGCGGGGCGGCGGAAGGTGCGGGCGCAGCTGGGTGTCCAGGAGGCCGAATGGCATCTCGGACTgagccttccttccctcccctccgaCCCACCCCGCCCCTCAGAGGACGGGCTCCTGCGCCGCAAACAGCTGACGCTGTTGCTGGACTGGGCCGAGCTGTCCGAGGTTGAGAGCCGCCCAAGTGACGAGGCCGTGGCCTTCAGTGTGCTCCTGGGTGCCCTAAACTTCGACGACTGCTCGCTTAGGTGAGAAGAGGCTGCAGCGGGGCGGGCGGGCCGGCGGGCGGCCCCGCCCACCGAGCGCCGGCCCCTGCAGCAGCCGCAGCACCAGCTGTTCAGTCGCTTCCGGGACGCCGCCGGCTGGGGACGCGCCGGGGCTGGGGGCGCACGGGCGTGGGGGGGCTCGCGGGCCGAGGCTCTCACTGATGCCGCCCTTCCCCGCCCtgctccgcccccccccccggaacGCTGCTGAGAACCTCCAACCTCTGCCACTGCGTGGCCTGCTCCGCGGAGAGGCTGAGGTGAGTGGCCACCGGGGGGCCAGGCAACGCCCGGAAGGAGGGCTGCCCTGACCGTGGTGACGCTGCCACCCTCCTCAGGGCCTTGGAGCAGGAGGAAGGGCGCCGCCGCTCCCTGGCAGGCCAGAGGAGACCGGCCCCAGCACGGGTGGAAAGACAGCCAGGGACGCAGGACGTGAGCCTGGCCAGCCGCCACTGGAACAGGACGACCTAAAGGACCTTTATTGTACGGGGCCCTCCCTCACACAGTCTCCTGGGCCCTGCGGTACTCGTAGACGCTGCCCCGCTCAGGGAAGGCTGGGGGCTGCAGGAGCGACGCCGGCAGAGGGGCGGGGTCCTCTGGGTCCCCATAGCCCCCGCCGCCTGGTGTGTGGAGACAGAACACATCCTGTGGGGCAGAGGGGAGGTTCAGCCTGGGGATGGGATGGGCTCTGCTGTCTCCTGCCGCCAGCCCATCCCCGCGGGGCAGTGCATCCACAGCAGCCAGCTGGGACCCCAGAGAGCCGGTCTGCGGCCCCCATCCTTCAGGAGCCAAATTAAACTCCGTCTCTAGTTATCTGTGCAACTCCATTCACTCTGGGATGagggcagctgggggtgggggcggggatggCAGAGGCCGGGCCGCGATCCTTACCCCGGGGCACACGGGCACCGAGGTCTTCCCACCCAGATTCACTGTCCGGCCGTCCTTCCGGATCAGTAGGTTTAGGCCCCGGGTTCCGGGCTCACCCCCTGCAAGAAGAGGCCAGGTGGGGGTGGCCCAGGAGGCAAGGAGGTGAGAGACACGGGGGGTTGGTGGGGGAATAGGGGGGTAGATGGGACAGGAGGTGGGTGGGGAACTGACGGCCGTGATGGGGGAGACTGGGCTGGGGCAAGGGAGGAAAGGAGCCACTTACCCATAAGGCCGTAAGGCTGGAAGGTGCGGCGCTCGGTCAGCACCGACAGTAGCGCCTCCTCACGAAAAAGCAGCTCGCGGATAACGCCATCGCCGCCCCGGAAGCGGCCGCGCCCCCCAGACCCCCGTCTCAGTTCGAAGCGGCGCAGGATAACTGGGTACCTGCGCGGGGCCAGGGGCTCAGCcccacccgccccgcccccgctccaccccaggcccagcgcctcagccccacccctccGTGCGCGGCTCACCTGCTCTCCAGGATCTCGGGGTCGGTGATGCGCGTGTTGGTCATGTGGCTGTGCACACCGCTGCGCCCGTGCCAGCCGGGGCCCGCGCCCGCGCCGCCCGCCACCGTCTCGTAGTAGCCCACGTGGgcgttgcccaaggtcacgttgTTCATGCAGCCCTGGCAGGGGCAGGCGGCCGCTGCACTGGCTGGGGGTGCGTCCCCTCTCCGCAGGTCTCAGCCCGcagccctccccccgccccccgcccccagcagccCCAGAGCTGTGCCCACCGGCCCACCGCACCTGGGAAGCGGCGCAGGCCCCGAAGGCCCTCAGGATGACGTCCACCACCCGCTGCGACGTAAGCACGTTGCCGCCCACCACCGCCGCCTCTGGGGACGGGTCCAGGATGGAGCCCTTGGGGATCACAACATGCACCGGTGCCAGGCAGCCCTGTGGGGAGAGGGGCCAGCGCTCAAGAACGGTTGGGAGGTACGCCACCCGCATCCCTAGGATCAGTCCGACCTTGGGCTGACCTAGCCCCAGGCTCCCTCAGGGCGACATGCTCTCCGTGTGCACAGCACACCCTCGCACACCTGGTTGAGTGGGATGTCGCGGCCGACCAGACAGCGAAGGCAGTAGATGAGCGCAGACAGCGTGATGGCGCGAGGCGCGTTGAGGTTGCCCCACACCTCGGGCCCCGTGCCGCTGAAATCAAACACCGCGCTACCCTGCCCGCCAGAGAGGAGGGGGGACGTCAGCGGCCAGGCGGCCACGGCCCTGACGCCTGGGGAGGTCCTTCCTCCCAAGACTGACCTGACTCGGGTCGACCTGCACTCGGAGTCGGATGGGAGAGCCGTCGTCCATGTGGTCCTCCGCAGACACCTCCAGGGGCAGGCCCCGGGCCTGCCGGGAGATTCCAAAGGCCCGAAGCATGTCTCGCACAGCTAGCTCAGCGTTTGCCTGGTGGGGAGGATGTTCGCTAACGGCCACGCCCCCTTCCAGGTGGGCCAGGTGCCCCCCACCTCCGTCCACCGGTCTGGGCGGGCGCAGAGCTGCCCGCCCGCTCCTCACCCCAGGCCCACCTGAACATGGCCCATGTAGGCCTGCACCACAGCCAGGCCATACTGCTCGATGAGCTCGCCCACCAGCTGGGTGCCCTTCTGGTTGGCTGCCACCTGGGCACGCAGATCTGACAGGTTGTCGTGCAGGTTCCGCGTTCCGCTGCAGCCTGGAATCTTGCCTGGTGCCAGCAGGGCTTCAGTTACCGCTGAATGGATGCGATCGCCACTGAGCCGCTCTCAAAGTCCCGGGGCCACCTGGTGCCCTGCTCCACACCTGCTGTACTTCCGCTGGGGCACTGCAGGGGCCACGTGGTGGCCCACCACTGGCTCCCCACTACCCTGCTGGCTCTTCAGGCCCCTGAAAACCCCCAGCTTCCCCCCATCAGCTACTGAACCTTCCTCCCACACCCCAATCCCCCAGGGCACCCTAGGACGGGACAAGCGGCTTTGACCACGACCGTGATCTCAGGGGGCTGGAGGTacctggggcagggggcaggttCCCTCAGcagctctcctcctccttcattccTCCTGCCCTACCACCCCACCACCTGGCCTTTTCTGggcccccctctcctctcccagcagGAAAAACCACTTCCCTTAACCCTCCCACACTCACACTGCCCTCAGCCCTGGGGCCCCGAACTCACCGCCACAGCCAGTCGTTTTGAAAGAGCGCCAGCGTGGCGGCCTGTGCGCCCCGCCACCGCCCCCAAAAGATCTGGACAAGGCCTCCACCTCGGGCAAGCAGTACAGGTTCTGGCCCCGTGGACCACTCCCTGCTTCAGGAAAGCTCCCCTCCTGAGTCTGGATCAGGGTCCTCTCAGGCTCCCTGGCTACTGGGCCCTCTGCCACGTGCCTGCACAGGTCCCTCGGTGATCCCTGCCCTCTATCTCCACCCCATACTGACCAAGGGAGCAGCCAGGCCTCAGTCACTCTGTTCGCGTTCTAAGCATCCACAGCAGCCCATGGCTCTGTTACCCCACCTTCCACCCTGCCTGCATCACCTACTCTCACTCCGGGGTGCCCCCCGGGCTCTCAGACCCCTGCAGCCTCACACCAGCTGTCCCTGACCCCCAGGTCCCACTGCGGGTTCTGTCCCACCCACCTTCCTGGCAACCGCAGTGCCAGAACCCGCATCCTACAGCTGTCCAGGCTCGATTCCCTCCCCGCTGCCCGCATCCCACCACTCACCAACCCTGGCCTCCGAAGCACCCTCAGCGTTGCTTCCCAGCTTGAGGCTCAGCATCGTGCAGGGCGAGTgcagctgcccccagcccctcccgctGCCCGGCCTGCGGGGCCCTCCATGCCCGGGACCCTCCATGCGCCCTGCACACAGGCAGCTCAGGCCCAGCTGAAGCCCTTCACAGCTGCCCGGCCGCCCCACCGCCCAGTGACTGACCCAGGCCCAGGAAAGCTCTCCGAGAGCCTGCAGCCCCTGGCCGCTGGTGCCACCGTGTCTGCAGTCCCCAGACCCTATGCAAGCCCAGTGCAAATCACAAACGCCACGAGCAGCCGCCCGCCTTAAGATAGGCTCCTCCCCCTCCTGCACCCAATCCCTTGGGTATCCTggccagctccccacccccaaaccttcCAGGCCTTCCTGGGCCCAGGTAGAACCTCTGAGAGGCGATCGGCAACCACCCCGGGGTTCACGGCCCAGCTCCTTCAGCCTGGAGGCCGGCCTAGGCCGGGGGCAGGGGGCAGCGGGGGCTGCATCCCTGTGTCCGGCCCAGCCTGGCTGCAGGAAGCGGCCAGGTGtttcagccccaccccagacccgtTCCCACTTACCCTCCTCCTGGAAGACACCCGCCTGGACGAGTCTGAAGGACAGAAAGACGGCGCCCTCCTGCTGCAGGGTGGTGGAGTGGGGGGGCATGGAGCCCGGTGTGAGGCCCCCAATGTCCGCGTGGTGCCCGCGGCTGGCCACGTAGAACACAGGCCGCGTCTGGCCCGGCCAAAACACCTAGGGGTGAGGGCAACAGTCAGGGGCGCTGGCGGCACCACCACCCAAAGCACCTGGGCGGCGGCGCTCACCGGTGTGATGACGGTCAGGTCCGGCAGGTGGCTGCCCCCGGCGCTGGGGTGGTTGCTCAGCAGCACGTCGCCGGGGTGGAGGTCAGCCCCCAAGTGCCGGATCTGAAGCCAGGAGACAGGTGCCGAGTGGGCAGGGGGCCGGTGcaaggggcggggggcagggagaggggcccGCCGAACCTGGAACTGCACCGTCTCCTGCATGGCACCCAGGTGCACAGGGATGTGAGGGGCGTTGGAGACCAGCCCCCCGTCGGGCCCAAAGAGGGCGCAGGAGAAGTCCAGGCGCTCCTTGATGTTGGTGGAGATGGCCGTGCGCTGCAGGATGCGGCCCATCTGCTCTGGGGACACAGAGTGACCAGAGGCCCAATGGCCCCACGCCACCCACAGCACATTCCCGGGGTACGGAGAGGAAGGGCCCACTGCCCTCAAGGCCTCCGAGTCCCGGACCCAGGCCCCGAAGTGGGTGACGGTCCACCTAGACACTGCGAGGCCACGGCCAAGCCACACCTTGCTCATGAGAAGGGcacccccttcctccccagccctgcccgaCGCCCCCATCCACCCTACGCCCTGCTTCGTGCGTTAGGAAACGGATGCCGAGACACAGGCtccggagcctgggctcagcGCGCAGAGCCCGGATCACACGGTGCTGGGAGGAGAAGGGCGCCCACCCTGCCCAAGGCCTGCAGTGCGGCGGGGCGCTGCCATCCCGGGGCCGGGGCCACACTGCCCGCGCCCCCGCACCCCCGCAGGAGGGCTTCCGCTTCTGCCCCTTCCCCCGTCACGCTTTCTCTGTGCACACGCCTGCCGGGCGCGCCGCAGGGAGCAGGCCGGGGGAGCAGGACGGTGGAAGCCACTCACCAGCGATGCTCATGAAGCGGTGGGAGAAGATGGACAGGCGGACGGGGTCAAGCTGGGCACCCACCGCGCTGGGGGCCTCAGCCCCCACGGAGATGCGGACGTCCCCGGTCTCGGTCACCTCTGCCTGGCAGGCTGGCTCCACCAGGATGGTACTGGGGGCAGGGCAGCAGAGGGGCTGCAGGAGCCAGGCCACACCCCCCTCCCAAGCAGGGACCCCATATGCCGAGGCCCAGAAACAGCCCAAGCACGAAGGGACCCCAGAGTCCTTCAGACTCCTGCAGCCCGGGCCAGAGAACGCCCCGCCAGGGCCCCACGGGTCACCCCAGCCCCGGCAGCCGTGGCCCCGGCCCTCAGCCCACCTGTTGCTGTCAATGATGAGGCAAGGCCCCTGCAGCTTGTGCCCGAAGCCCAGCTCGCCCAACAGGTACACGGGGGTCTCCTGGTAGCCCCCCTCGAAGTAGCAATGGGTCATCTGAGGAGGGTGTCAGGTGAGCGGAGTTCCTAGGGCCGGCGCCCTCCCTGCGTCTCCCCCTCCGACGGGCACAGGCAGGGCCACCAACCTTGTCTACCCGGGGAGGCCCACTCTGGACTTTCGGGACGGACTCGAGGCGAAGGCCACTGCGGCCAGTGCCCCTCACCCGCACGTCGTCCACCACCACTGGCCGCTCGGGGATGATGAAGCCGAACTCCCTCATGTACCTGCGCACCCGGAGGTCCCGGAGAGCCCTCAGGGCGGGCAGCCAGGCCAGCGGACCCCAGCCAGGGCTCCCAAGACGCGGAGCTCACATACCTCTCAACGAAGCCTGCCCCAAAGTCGCCCGCTCTGGGGGAGCGGGCAGTGGCTGGGCGCTGGTGGGCGGACACCATCAGGGCGCAGTCTGTGCCCTGGTAGCGCAGGTGCAGGAAGCTCTCGGTGCTAATCTGGGCCCTGCAACGGGGACAGGCAGGGCACGCGCGCGGGGTACCCTTGAGGACACCTGGCCCACCCCTCCCTGGCTGCCGCCGAAGAGGCCCCAGGTGAAGCGGCTAGGATGCGGCAGCCCCGGAGCCCCACCTGGGGAAGCCCTGGGCCCGCAGGGCGTCCACACACTGCTCCTCCAGGCGGCTCAGCCTCTGGTCCAGCTGCACAAAGGTCTCGGGAGCATagggcagggagcagggctcCTGTGCCTCGTGCACCACGTCTGCCAGGGCCAGTCCCAGTGCCGACAGCAGCCCACTATGCCTAGGGGGACAGGGACCACACAGCGAAAGGGTGGGGTGCCTCCCAAAGtggccccccagccccaggacacacacaccacacccagACACACCTGTGAATGTGCACGGTGTCCATGCCCAGGGCCCGGGCGATGGCGCAAGCGTGCTGCCCACCAGCTCCCCCAAAGCAAGCCAGCACGTGGGCCGAGGGGTCGTGGCCTCGTGCCTGGGGAGGCAGAAGGGGATCAGTGGCCTACCCTGCCCCGCCCGGCCCTCCCCCATCCTGCCCACCACCCCCGGGTGAGGGCAAAGGCGGCTGTACCTGCGTGAGCGCACGGATGGGCCGGCACATGGCCTCGTTGGCCACGCGCACAAACCCCAtggccacctcctccaggctcAGTGGGGAGGCCGGACAAGGCCCGTTGGTCAGGAAGCTGTTGACCTCGGTGGCCACAGCCTCCAGGGCCTTTCGGGACGCCTCCGGGGACAGCGGCTGGTCCTCTCCCGGCCCAAAAATGTGGGGGAAGGAGGCAGGCAGCAGGCGCCCCAGGACCAGGTTAGCATCCGTCAGGGTCACAGGGCCTCCTGGGAGGCGTGCACGGTGTGGGGCTGGAGGGCAGCGCCGGGAGCGGGCAGCGGGGGTGGGGCTGGCGGGGTCGGCTGGTCCCGGGCCACGGTGGAGGCGGACTCTTACCTTTGCGGTAGCAAGCGGGGCCGGGGTGGGCTCCGGCAGACTCTGGCCCCACCACGAAGAGGCCTGACCTTTGGAGAGGGGAACTAGAGGTCGAGGCGGGTTGGCAGGCAGGGCTGTGGGTCCCGCCCAGGTGCGGGATGGAGCTGACCTGAAGAAGAGGCGGGAGCCCCCGCCGGCTGCCACGGTGTTGATGTCCAGCTGGGGGGCCTGGAGGGTGACACCGGCCGTGCTGGCCTCGAAGACGTGCTCAAATTCGCCAGCATAGCGGCTCACGTCGGTAGACGTGCCTGGTGGGACACGGGGTGGGAAGGAGTCATCCCACAGACCTGGACGCCTGACACTGCCCAGCCCGGCATCTGAGGCCCCCCCGGACCCCACCCTCGGGCCCTCGTACCTCCCATGTCGAAGCCGATGACAGGATGGCCACCCTCCGCCCGGTAGGTGGTGGCTGAGTAACCAACCACGCCCCCAGCAGGGCCCGAGAGCACCGCGCGGGAGCCACTGAAGGAGTCCAGGGGCGCCAGGCCGCCATCGGAGCGCATGAATAGCACCTGCACGTCCtgtgggcgggcgggcgggcagtGAGGGGTGGGGCGGCGCAGGGCGGGGTGGCCGGGGGCGGGCAGGCGGGGGGCCTCACCTGGAGCTGACCCTGGAAGCCACGGCAGAAGCCCTGCACGTAGCGCCGGATGGCGGGTGTGAGGTAGGCGTCCGTGCAGGCAGTGTGAGCCCGAGGCACGATGCGCACCATGGGCGTGGCCTCCGAGGACAGCGACACGTGCGCGAAGCCCAGCTCCCGGGCCAGGGCGCCCACCTGCTGCTCGTGCTGGGCCCACCTACGATGACGGCCCAGTGCCGCTGAGCTAGCCGCCCACCTGCTGGCCCACCCGCCGCCCGCGGCCCCAGCCGGCCCACACTCACGTGTACGAGTGCATGAGCAC
This genomic window from Kogia breviceps isolate mKogBre1 chromosome 17, mKogBre1 haplotype 1, whole genome shotgun sequence contains:
- the LOC136792916 gene encoding sphingomyelin phosphodiesterase 5-like, which translates into the protein MPCAVLTGAVPASLDFMCLREVFDLRAERRLVSRLASNLGPVSYDLGTFGLQPGLHLKLLGSGLLLASRYPLLRAASQSFLTHVARMLQGTTLRTEDGLLRRKQLTLLLDWAELSEVESRPSDEAVAFSVLLGALNFDDCSLRALEQEEGRRRSLAGQRRPAPARVERQPGTQDVSLASRHWNRTT
- the OPLAH gene encoding 5-oxoprolinase, with product MGSPEGRFHFAIDRGGTFTDVFAQCPGGHVRVLKLLSEDPARYVDAPTEGIRRILEQEGGMLLPRDQPLDTSRIASIRMGTTVATNALLERRGERVALLVTRGFRDLLHVGTQAREDLFDLAVPMPEMLYEEVLEVDERVVLYRGEPGAGTRVEGRTGDLLEVQQPVDLGGLRGKLERLLSRGIHSLAVVLMHSYTWAQHEQQVGALARELGFAHVSLSSEATPMVRIVPRAHTACTDAYLTPAIRRYVQGFCRGFQGQLQDVQVLFMRSDGGLAPLDSFSGSRAVLSGPAGGVVGYSATTYRAEGGHPVIGFDMGGTSTDVSRYAGEFEHVFEASTAGVTLQAPQLDINTVAAGGGSRLFFRSGLFVVGPESAGAHPGPACYRKGGPVTLTDANLVLGRLLPASFPHIFGPGEDQPLSPEASRKALEAVATEVNSFLTNGPCPASPLSLEEVAMGFVRVANEAMCRPIRALTQARGHDPSAHVLACFGGAGGQHACAIARALGMDTVHIHRHSGLLSALGLALADVVHEAQEPCSLPYAPETFVQLDQRLSRLEEQCVDALRAQGFPRAQISTESFLHLRYQGTDCALMVSAHQRPATARSPRAGDFGAGFVERYMREFGFIIPERPVVVDDVRVRGTGRSGLRLESVPKVQSGPPRVDKMTHCYFEGGYQETPVYLLGELGFGHKLQGPCLIIDSNSTILVEPACQAEVTETGDVRISVGAEAPSAVGAQLDPVRLSIFSHRFMSIAEQMGRILQRTAISTNIKERLDFSCALFGPDGGLVSNAPHIPVHLGAMQETVQFQIRHLGADLHPGDVLLSNHPSAGGSHLPDLTVITPVFWPGQTRPVFYVASRGHHADIGGLTPGSMPPHSTTLQQEGAVFLSFRLVQAGVFQEEAVTEALLAPGKIPGCSGTRNLHDNLSDLRAQVAANQKGTQLVGELIEQYGLAVVQAYMGHVQANAELAVRDMLRAFGISRQARGLPLEVSAEDHMDDGSPIRLRVQVDPSQGSAVFDFSGTGPEVWGNLNAPRAITLSALIYCLRCLVGRDIPLNQGCLAPVHVVIPKGSILDPSPEAAVVGGNVLTSQRVVDVILRAFGACAASQGCMNNVTLGNAHVGYYETVAGGAGAGPGWHGRSGVHSHMTNTRITDPEILESRYPVILRRFELRRGSGGRGRFRGGDGVIRELLFREEALLSVLTERRTFQPYGLMGGEPGTRGLNLLIRKDGRTVNLGGKTSVPVCPGDVFCLHTPGGGGYGDPEDPAPLPASLLQPPAFPERGSVYEYRRAQETV